The following are from one region of the Thiocapsa rosea genome:
- a CDS encoding ATP-binding protein, with protein sequence MNSRNRDDAAGGALAAAVSDGSSRRTPVKADARVFDSRLEAAHEAASDVRAFCDGLGWSEIELSQIELCVYEAFVNAVEHAYRNEPGHEVRVTAEVDAGCLRVRVCQHGEPLDAARVAATPAGFDDLPSGLDAFDCEPRGRGIRIIKSIMSTCEVESDGDSTCLLMAKPIAAQRP encoded by the coding sequence ATGAACAGCAGGAATCGCGATGACGCGGCTGGCGGGGCGCTTGCGGCGGCGGTATCGGATGGGTCCAGTCGCCGCACGCCGGTCAAGGCGGACGCCCGAGTCTTCGACAGTCGACTCGAGGCGGCCCACGAGGCGGCGTCCGATGTGCGGGCGTTCTGCGACGGCTTGGGTTGGAGCGAGATCGAACTCTCGCAGATCGAGCTCTGTGTCTACGAGGCCTTCGTCAATGCAGTGGAACATGCCTACCGCAACGAACCAGGGCATGAGGTTCGGGTGACGGCAGAGGTCGACGCCGGATGTCTCCGGGTGCGCGTGTGTCAACACGGCGAGCCGCTCGATGCGGCCCGGGTGGCGGCAACACCGGCGGGTTTCGACGATCTGCCGAGCGGACTCGATGCCTTCGATTGCGAGCCGCGCGGCCGCGGCATCAGGATCATTAAGTCCATCATGTCCACGTGCGAGGTGGAGTCAGACGGGGACTCCACCTGCCTGCTCATGGCCAAGCCCATTGCAGCGCAAAGACCCTAA
- a CDS encoding leucine-rich repeat protein, whose product MHHDTFHPQQGFSLIELMVTVAAIGILATIAVPAYQDYTIRAKVSEALIMASVPKIAVVEAAAMRGLESITDGNSANLAQVSETRYVKEVRIEDLGVIELETQRTGAINDPILALIPSMSGGSINWECQLLAGLPRHVPAMCRGGIQTGDGSYTIILGNGLRFRPTNNDWSASFLTGEYEGEDKNIKIPTTLEGTTITRIWQDVFNNKGLTTVAFENDSQIVHIHARAFRDNELTEVTLPPGLRRIDQLSFDGNNITSVVIPESVTTIENKAFTGLQKITVGGNLNFNIHPDGRHHLLEGSINGNNAFRDAYASENGGAGTYILDGGIWIKQSG is encoded by the coding sequence ATGCACCACGATACGTTTCATCCGCAGCAGGGATTCAGCCTGATCGAGTTGATGGTGACGGTTGCTGCGATCGGTATCCTCGCGACGATCGCCGTTCCCGCCTATCAAGACTACACGATTCGCGCAAAAGTCAGCGAGGCGCTCATCATGGCGTCCGTGCCCAAGATCGCCGTCGTCGAGGCCGCCGCCATGCGTGGGCTCGAGAGCATCACTGATGGCAACAGCGCAAACCTCGCTCAAGTCTCTGAAACGCGTTATGTGAAAGAGGTGCGGATCGAGGACCTGGGCGTGATCGAACTTGAGACTCAGCGTACTGGCGCCATCAATGATCCCATCCTCGCACTCATTCCAAGCATGAGCGGTGGTTCGATCAACTGGGAATGCCAATTGTTAGCTGGCCTTCCTCGGCATGTGCCGGCAATGTGTCGTGGTGGAATTCAGACAGGCGATGGAAGCTACACAATCATATTGGGGAATGGACTTCGCTTTCGTCCAACTAACAATGACTGGAGTGCCAGTTTCTTGACCGGTGAGTATGAAGGGGAAGACAAGAACATCAAGATCCCAACCACGCTTGAGGGAACAACCATCACCCGCATTTGGCAAGATGTATTCAATAACAAAGGGTTGACTACCGTTGCATTCGAAAATGACAGTCAAATCGTACACATTCATGCCAGAGCATTTCGAGACAACGAATTGACAGAAGTGACCCTACCTCCAGGTCTACGAAGAATCGATCAGCTATCCTTTGACGGTAACAACATCACTTCCGTTGTCATTCCAGAGAGTGTGACGACGATAGAAAATAAGGCATTTACAGGACTTCAAAAAATCACGGTTGGGGGGAATTTGAATTTCAATATTCACCCAGATGGACGACATCACCTATTAGAAGGCTCAATCAACGGCAACAATGCCTTCAGGGATGCCTACGCATCAGAAAATGGTGGCGCGGGGACCTATATATTGGATGGGGGAATCTGGATCAAGCAAAGTGGCTAG
- a CDS encoding IS701 family transposase — MFPLSASIVSVLQPFACLFTAPTLAHLHVLLTGTLLAQGPRTVTAALRAMGLSAERRFERYHRVLNRARWSSRQGARILLGLLLGMLPAQVPIVVAVDETLERRKGVRIRAKGMYRDAVRSSRSTVVTCLGLEWICMAVLVPVPWSTRPWALPFLTRLAPSKRANEAAGRRHRTVVELTIGMVWLVSRWLKQRRWILLGDGSDSCIQLGWEVLAAQATLITRLRLDARLFAFPEPVPVGRRGPKPKKGGVLAKLATREEEARSRGEEVAVQWYGRPKALRLLSEVCLWHTPGWPPLPMRWVLVVDPEGRLPTQAFFTTDLNMAPARVVELFVQRWSIEVTFEEVRRHLGVETQRQWNELAIARTTPMLMALFSLVCLMVYRWRERWETLPRSTGWSLKSHATFSDCLALVRRTIWAEDIYVNSTSEQDRLLISPDRLDRLLEQLAATA; from the coding sequence ATGTTCCCTCTGTCAGCCTCGATTGTATCTGTTCTGCAGCCCTTTGCCTGCCTGTTCACCGCGCCGACTTTGGCGCATCTGCACGTCTTGCTGACGGGGACGCTGCTGGCGCAAGGGCCGCGCACGGTGACGGCGGCGCTGCGGGCGATGGGGCTGAGCGCGGAGCGGCGCTTCGAGCGTTATCACCGGGTGCTGAATCGGGCGCGCTGGTCGTCGCGGCAGGGGGCGCGGATTCTGCTGGGGCTGTTGCTCGGGATGTTGCCGGCGCAGGTGCCGATCGTGGTGGCGGTCGACGAGACGCTGGAACGGCGCAAGGGGGTGCGCATTCGGGCGAAGGGGATGTATCGCGATGCGGTGCGCTCCTCGCGCAGCACGGTGGTGACCTGTTTGGGGCTGGAGTGGATCTGCATGGCGGTGTTGGTGCCCGTGCCGTGGAGCACGCGGCCTTGGGCGCTGCCCTTTCTCACCCGCTTGGCACCGTCGAAGCGGGCCAACGAGGCGGCCGGGCGGCGCCACCGCACGGTCGTGGAGCTCACCATCGGGATGGTCTGGCTGGTGTCGCGCTGGCTGAAGCAACGACGCTGGATCCTGCTCGGCGACGGCAGCGACTCCTGCATCCAGCTGGGGTGGGAAGTGCTGGCCGCGCAGGCGACCCTGATCACGCGCCTGCGCCTGGACGCACGCCTGTTCGCCTTTCCCGAGCCGGTGCCCGTCGGGCGGCGTGGTCCCAAGCCCAAGAAAGGCGGCGTGCTGGCCAAGCTCGCCACGCGCGAGGAGGAGGCGCGCAGCCGGGGCGAGGAGGTCGCGGTTCAATGGTATGGACGGCCCAAGGCGCTGCGCCTGCTCAGCGAGGTGTGTCTGTGGCACACCCCGGGATGGCCGCCGTTGCCGATGCGTTGGGTGCTCGTGGTCGATCCCGAGGGCCGGCTGCCGACGCAAGCCTTCTTCACAACCGACCTGAACATGGCGCCGGCGCGCGTGGTGGAGCTGTTCGTCCAGCGCTGGTCGATCGAGGTCACCTTCGAGGAAGTCCGTCGCCACCTCGGCGTCGAGACCCAGCGCCAGTGGAACGAGCTGGCGATCGCACGCACCACGCCGATGCTGATGGCGCTGTTCTCGCTGGTCTGTCTCATGGTCTACCGGTGGCGCGAGCGCTGGGAGACGCTGCCGCGCTCCACCGGCTGGTCTCTCAAGTCCCATGCGACCTTCTCGGATTGCCTGGCCTTGGTGCGGCGCACGATTTGGGCCGAAGACATTTACGTCAACTCAACATCGGAGCAGGATCGGCTCCTAATTTCGCCCGATCGCCTCGATCGCCTGCTGGAGCAGCTCGCGGCGACCGCCTAG
- a CDS encoding sugar transferase: MTSSDERPSQTSMEELLLRRYSRAGQPAWLIRLRIGAKRFAWVAVVRSAYLLKRALDILLAGPLFILLLPIFGLLVLAIRLESPGPALFKQTRVGRWGQIFTMYKFRSMYMDAEARKAELQDENEMSGGVTFKMQRDPRITRIGRFIRKASIDELPQLWNVIKGDMSLVGPRPPVPAEVDEYSLSDRRRLEVTPGITCIWQVSGRSDIPFPQQVELDVRYIESQSLWTDLKLLWQTVPAVLFGRGAY, from the coding sequence ATGACGAGCAGCGACGAACGACCGAGCCAGACCTCGATGGAAGAGCTGCTGCTGCGCCGCTACAGCCGCGCCGGCCAGCCCGCGTGGTTGATCCGATTGCGCATCGGTGCCAAGCGGTTTGCCTGGGTGGCGGTCGTGCGCTCGGCCTATCTGCTCAAGCGCGCCCTGGATATCCTGCTGGCCGGCCCCTTGTTCATCCTGCTGTTGCCGATCTTCGGTCTGCTGGTGCTGGCGATCCGGCTCGAATCACCCGGTCCGGCGTTGTTTAAGCAGACACGCGTCGGGCGCTGGGGCCAGATCTTCACCATGTACAAGTTCCGCTCCATGTATATGGACGCCGAGGCGCGCAAGGCCGAGCTGCAGGACGAGAACGAGATGTCCGGCGGGGTCACCTTCAAGATGCAACGCGACCCGCGCATCACCCGCATCGGCCGGTTCATCCGCAAGGCATCGATCGACGAGCTGCCGCAGTTGTGGAACGTGATCAAAGGGGATATGTCGCTGGTCGGTCCGCGCCCGCCGGTCCCGGCGGAGGTCGACGAATACTCGCTCTCCGACCGGCGGCGCTTGGAGGTCACGCCCGGCATCACCTGTATCTGGCAGGTCTCGGGACGATCCGATATCCCCTTCCCCCAGCAGGTCGAGCTGGATGTTCGCTATATCGAATCACAGTCCCTGTGGACCGACCTCAAGCTCCTCTGGCAGACGGTGCCTGCCGTGTTGTTCGGACGGGGTGCCTACTAA
- a CDS encoding N-formylglutamate amidohydrolase — protein MSAAPRSHGVPGLLDPDEPPAFEIVNAAGAGSAVLVCDHASNRIPLRLGTLGLAPEQLADHIGWDPGAAEVARRLSGHLDAPLVSSGYSRLVIDCNRPLANTGSIAEESAGVPVPGNLGLSAEARAVRVETLFQPYHEAIDRLLDTRSNRPSLLLSIHSFTPVLNGEQRPWPVGVSHWRDRRFAALLSKALVGHVDGIVGDNQPYPIEEAVDYTVPVHGEGRGLHAIMIEIRNDGLRTTAQFDAWAERLAAAYREIEADALKLGRSRADI, from the coding sequence ATGAGCGCAGCGCCTCGAAGCCACGGGGTGCCGGGGTTGTTGGACCCGGACGAGCCACCGGCCTTTGAGATCGTCAATGCAGCAGGTGCCGGCAGTGCCGTCCTGGTCTGCGATCATGCCTCGAATAGGATCCCCCTGCGATTGGGCACACTCGGTCTCGCGCCCGAGCAGTTGGCGGATCATATCGGCTGGGATCCGGGTGCGGCCGAGGTGGCGCGCCGGCTCTCGGGGCATCTCGATGCGCCCTTGGTGTCGAGCGGCTATTCGCGCCTCGTGATCGACTGCAACCGCCCGCTCGCCAACACGGGATCGATCGCGGAAGAGAGTGCGGGCGTGCCCGTCCCCGGCAACCTCGGACTGAGCGCGGAGGCGCGCGCAGTCCGTGTCGAGACCCTCTTCCAGCCTTACCACGAGGCCATCGATCGGCTCCTCGACACCCGATCGAATCGCCCGAGCCTCTTGCTCAGTATCCATAGTTTTACGCCGGTCCTGAACGGCGAGCAACGGCCCTGGCCGGTCGGTGTCTCGCACTGGCGCGACCGCCGCTTCGCGGCACTCTTGTCGAAGGCGCTCGTCGGCCACGTGGACGGTATTGTCGGGGACAACCAGCCCTACCCGATCGAGGAGGCCGTCGACTACACGGTCCCCGTCCACGGTGAAGGGCGCGGGTTGCACGCCATCATGATCGAGATCCGCAACGACGGGCTTCGCACGACGGCGCAGTTCGACGCTTGGGCGGAGCGCCTGGCCGCCGCTTATCGCGAGATCGAGGCCGATGCGCTCAAGCTCGGCAGGTCGAGGGCAGATATCTGA
- a CDS encoding transglutaminase-like domain-containing protein, whose protein sequence is MQIRIGYEMIFECPQPTPMILTLNVHFSRVSDMLRADPVVTRPSVPMTAYRDGFGNWCTRIVAPAGEIRIFADALVMDNGLPDPIHADAMQHAVEDLPGETLVYLLGSRYCETDCLSEIAWKRFSQTPPGWARVQAICDFVHGHIEFGYQHARATKTALEAYNERKGVCRDYTHLAIALCRCMNIPARYCTGYLGDIGVPASPDPMDFSAWMEVYLGGRWHTFDPRNKIPRIGRILIAQGRDAADVAISNAFGPNVLKSFKVWTDEV, encoded by the coding sequence ATGCAGATCCGAATCGGATACGAGATGATCTTCGAGTGTCCTCAGCCGACACCCATGATCCTGACGCTGAACGTCCACTTCAGCAGGGTCTCCGACATGCTCCGGGCCGACCCCGTCGTCACCCGCCCGTCGGTCCCCATGACCGCCTATCGCGACGGCTTCGGCAACTGGTGCACCCGCATCGTGGCACCCGCGGGCGAGATCCGGATCTTTGCCGATGCACTCGTCATGGACAACGGCCTTCCGGACCCGATTCATGCGGACGCGATGCAGCATGCGGTGGAGGACCTACCCGGCGAGACCCTGGTCTATCTGCTGGGTAGCCGCTATTGCGAGACCGATTGCCTCTCCGAGATTGCGTGGAAGCGCTTCTCCCAGACACCGCCCGGTTGGGCGCGGGTCCAGGCGATCTGCGACTTCGTCCATGGCCATATCGAATTCGGATACCAGCATGCGCGCGCGACCAAGACCGCGCTCGAGGCCTACAACGAGCGCAAAGGTGTCTGTCGCGACTACACCCATCTGGCGATCGCCCTCTGTCGCTGCATGAACATCCCGGCGCGCTACTGCACGGGCTATCTCGGCGATATCGGGGTCCCCGCCTCGCCGGACCCGATGGACTTCTCGGCCTGGATGGAGGTCTATCTGGGCGGGCGCTGGCACACCTTCGATCCGCGCAACAAGATCCCGCGCATCGGACGGATCCTGATCGCGCAGGGCAGGGATGCAGCGGATGTGGCCATCAGCAATGCCTTCGGTCCGAATGTGTTGAAGAGCTTCAAGGTTTGGACCGACGAGGTATGA
- a CDS encoding serine O-acetyltransferase, whose product MFENIREDWQTYERDWARQGFWVMLVYRFGRWRYRIENRALRWPFSFLYKLLKVLSQIMTGIDLPCEVQLGRRFLIEHFGGIIISGDAVFGDDCVVRNGVTVGLRHRGVRGAPVIGDRVDIGAGAKVLGPIRIGKDVAIGANAVVIQDVPDGCLAVGVPARIISRGDATSIRASSGAAISSGKDSRSEAGATTS is encoded by the coding sequence ATGTTCGAGAACATTCGTGAAGACTGGCAGACCTACGAACGCGACTGGGCACGCCAAGGGTTCTGGGTCATGCTCGTCTATCGCTTCGGGCGCTGGCGCTACCGGATCGAGAACCGCGCTTTGCGCTGGCCGTTCTCGTTCCTCTACAAGCTCCTCAAGGTGCTCTCCCAAATCATGACCGGCATCGACCTGCCCTGCGAGGTGCAGCTCGGCCGGCGCTTCCTGATCGAGCACTTCGGCGGCATCATCATCAGCGGAGACGCCGTCTTCGGCGACGACTGCGTGGTGCGCAACGGGGTGACGGTGGGACTGCGTCATCGCGGGGTGCGCGGGGCGCCCGTGATCGGCGATCGGGTCGACATCGGGGCCGGCGCCAAGGTGCTCGGCCCGATCCGCATCGGCAAAGACGTCGCGATCGGGGCCAATGCGGTGGTGATTCAGGACGTCCCCGACGGCTGTCTCGCGGTCGGGGTCCCGGCCCGCATCATTTCCCGAGGCGATGCGACATCGATCCGCGCTTCGTCCGGTGCAGCGATCTCGTCCGGGAAAGACTCCCGATCCGAAGCCGGGGCGACGACGTCATGA
- a CDS encoding glycosyltransferase family 2 protein, translating into MSDPTTPDVSVVIVSFNTRDLLVDCIETLIAEAGAVSYEIIVVDNASRDGSADRIAERFPQATLIRSATNLGFAAANNLGFESARGRYLVLLNSDAFLEPGALERAVRYMDADPGIGLGGARLIGRDGEWQPSARMFPSLLIELLTLSGLAARFPHSRFFGRFDRTWADPMEPADVDWVPGAFSIIRRDLLARIGDFDEAFFLYYEEVDLCRRIRAAGLRIRYWPDVVVVHIGGESSRTHGDLDMSAAGKGAQLTLWRMRSGLLYYRKHHGWLGAWAVRQLEASWHRVRAWRNRGDDPQRGAKRAESSAIVALLDRAWRETAGGRRSPSRPW; encoded by the coding sequence ATGTCCGATCCAACAACACCCGACGTCTCGGTCGTCATCGTCTCCTTCAATACCCGCGATCTGCTCGTGGACTGTATCGAGACCCTGATCGCGGAGGCCGGCGCGGTCAGCTACGAGATCATCGTGGTCGACAACGCCTCGCGCGACGGCTCGGCGGACCGGATCGCCGAACGCTTCCCGCAGGCGACCCTGATCCGCAGCGCGACCAATCTCGGCTTCGCGGCGGCCAACAACCTGGGATTCGAGTCGGCGCGCGGGCGCTATCTGGTCCTGCTCAACTCGGATGCCTTCCTCGAGCCGGGCGCGCTGGAGCGCGCGGTGCGCTACATGGATGCGGACCCCGGAATCGGTCTGGGCGGGGCACGGCTGATCGGACGCGATGGGGAATGGCAGCCCTCGGCCCGAATGTTTCCGTCGTTGCTCATCGAGCTCCTGACCCTCTCCGGGCTGGCGGCACGCTTCCCGCACAGCCGCTTCTTCGGTCGGTTCGACCGCACCTGGGCGGACCCGATGGAGCCGGCGGACGTCGACTGGGTCCCGGGCGCCTTCTCGATCATCCGCCGCGACCTGCTGGCCCGCATCGGCGATTTCGACGAGGCGTTTTTTCTCTATTACGAGGAGGTCGATCTGTGCCGACGGATCCGCGCAGCAGGCTTGCGGATCCGCTATTGGCCGGATGTTGTCGTAGTCCATATCGGCGGCGAGTCCTCGCGCACCCATGGCGACCTGGACATGAGCGCCGCCGGCAAGGGCGCCCAGCTCACACTCTGGCGGATGCGCAGCGGACTTCTCTACTATCGCAAGCACCACGGCTGGCTCGGCGCTTGGGCGGTGCGTCAACTGGAGGCGAGCTGGCATCGCGTCCGCGCCTGGCGCAATCGCGGCGACGACCCGCAGCGCGGGGCCAAGCGCGCCGAGTCGTCGGCGATCGTCGCGCTGCTCGATCGGGCCTGGCGCGAGACGGCCGGCGGGCGTCGCTCGCCGTCGAGACCCTGGTAA
- a CDS encoding sugar phosphate nucleotidyltransferase codes for MDQAVLFADRLGAELTPLTERTSIALLPVAGKPMIEHALESLAKAGIKRILVVVSPFADEIQRVIGDGTRWGLRLTYTLTRGEEDPTAVVDRLGTRMDGPIVALRGDLIHGFDVPGWISAAETTPGDSVWADADGVSAACGIHRAGAIDLTPLSWPPTDRAASPPQTAWIPVAAEQVRTVQSLAEYHRVNLDAVAKRLPGLILPGRQAALGLTLGRGSRVSPRSLKQGVCLVGARCRIAPDAELTGEVVISDDVIVDRRATINSSVILPHTYVGELVEITNAIVSANTMIRVDSGAVLQVTDACLLADLEQATLSGGIADPVHRLLGTLGLILSLPLWPIAALAALPNREQGWFDTITLRGNKRDLDAFGQVTRRDVRVREWRTRVPILRALPRLLAVASGDLRLVGVTPLSPEAADGLGDDWERIREEAPAGLVGPTQLDVPADAPFEEKLMSDVFYARQRRIGRDLVYLLRGLLAILRPASWLAPPRQPDLG; via the coding sequence ATGGACCAGGCCGTCCTCTTTGCCGACCGTCTCGGCGCCGAGCTCACACCGCTGACCGAGCGCACCAGCATCGCGCTCTTACCGGTCGCCGGCAAACCGATGATCGAGCACGCCTTGGAGTCGCTCGCCAAGGCCGGTATCAAACGCATTCTGGTCGTGGTCTCGCCCTTTGCCGACGAGATCCAGCGGGTGATCGGCGACGGAACGCGTTGGGGCCTACGCCTGACCTACACCCTGACCCGCGGCGAAGAGGATCCGACCGCGGTGGTGGATCGACTGGGTACGCGCATGGATGGACCCATCGTCGCGCTGCGCGGCGACCTGATCCACGGCTTCGATGTCCCCGGTTGGATCTCCGCGGCCGAGACGACCCCCGGCGACTCGGTTTGGGCCGATGCCGACGGCGTATCCGCGGCCTGCGGGATCCACCGCGCGGGCGCGATCGACCTGACCCCGCTGTCGTGGCCGCCGACCGACCGAGCGGCGTCGCCTCCGCAGACCGCCTGGATCCCCGTCGCGGCCGAGCAGGTTCGCACCGTCCAGAGTCTCGCCGAGTATCACCGGGTCAATCTGGATGCGGTCGCGAAACGCCTGCCCGGTCTCATCCTGCCCGGCCGACAGGCCGCCTTGGGGTTGACCCTGGGGCGTGGATCGCGCGTCTCGCCGCGCTCACTGAAACAGGGCGTCTGCCTGGTCGGTGCCCGCTGTCGGATCGCACCGGATGCCGAGCTGACCGGGGAGGTCGTGATCAGCGACGACGTCATCGTCGATCGGCGTGCGACCATCAACTCCAGCGTCATCCTGCCGCACACCTATGTCGGCGAGCTGGTGGAGATCACCAATGCGATCGTCAGCGCCAACACCATGATTCGGGTGGACTCGGGCGCCGTCCTGCAGGTGACCGATGCGTGCCTCTTGGCCGATCTCGAGCAGGCAACGCTGAGCGGCGGGATCGCCGACCCCGTCCACCGTCTGCTCGGAACGCTGGGCTTGATCCTGTCGCTCCCGCTGTGGCCGATCGCCGCGTTGGCCGCACTGCCGAATCGCGAGCAAGGCTGGTTCGATACGATCACCCTGCGCGGCAACAAACGCGACCTCGACGCGTTCGGGCAGGTCACACGCCGAGACGTCCGCGTGCGAGAGTGGCGCACCCGCGTGCCGATCCTGCGCGCACTCCCGCGTCTGCTGGCCGTGGCCTCGGGCGATCTGCGGCTGGTCGGGGTCACGCCCTTGTCACCCGAGGCGGCGGACGGTCTCGGGGATGATTGGGAGCGGATCCGCGAAGAGGCCCCCGCCGGGCTCGTGGGTCCGACGCAGCTCGACGTCCCCGCGGATGCCCCGTTCGAGGAAAAGCTCATGAGCGACGTCTTCTACGCCCGACAGAGGCGCATCGGACGCGATCTCGTCTATCTGCTCAGGGGTCTGCTCGCCATCCTGCGCCCGGCAAGCTGGCTTGCGCCGCCGCGGCAACCGGATCTCGGTTAG
- a CDS encoding WecB/TagA/CpsF family glycosyltransferase, producing the protein MKRKPDLQIPGPLGRRQRPWRALWLRSLLPPLTVLGVVLSRALDLMLALLLMAMLAPLLLLRGVVARGREGRIFDREPLVGRFRAPFERLYFAGSTPGRGLAVLLNILRGDLAVAGPRPLTAREAAVVGVEAAVRFTVRPGVFSPYRLKSRTGVAYAPEAQIDSDYAYGQSARGDAGLVVRSLIGEVLGGGEAPTPPILEFFGVPIVNTTMPEAVDWIAARAVGGDPALLAFVNPDCLNIAYVDAEYRRILLDAARVLPDGIGIHIGCRMLGVALQANVNGTDLFPQLCERAAQTGLGLFLLGARPGIAEAVAANMQAQFPGLRIDGVQDGYFDPADEDAVIDRINASGAAILLVAFGVPRQEKWLARNHARLTLPVRMGVGGLFDFYSGRIPRAPVWMREIGLEWTWRLMQEPGRMWRRYVIGNPLFLYRVWRQARGGETS; encoded by the coding sequence ATGAAGCGCAAGCCCGACTTGCAGATCCCCGGTCCGCTCGGCCGCCGGCAGCGGCCGTGGCGCGCACTCTGGCTGCGGAGTCTCTTGCCGCCGCTCACCGTCCTCGGGGTTGTGCTCTCGCGTGCACTCGACCTGATGCTCGCGCTGCTGCTCATGGCGATGCTTGCTCCGCTGCTGCTGTTGCGCGGCGTGGTGGCACGCGGGCGCGAGGGTCGGATCTTCGACCGCGAGCCTTTGGTCGGGCGTTTCCGTGCACCCTTCGAGCGCCTTTACTTCGCCGGCTCGACGCCGGGTCGCGGTCTTGCGGTGCTGCTGAATATCCTGCGCGGGGACTTGGCCGTCGCCGGACCACGTCCCTTGACTGCGCGCGAGGCGGCGGTCGTCGGTGTCGAGGCGGCCGTACGCTTCACGGTCAGACCCGGTGTCTTCTCGCCCTACCGACTCAAGAGCCGCACCGGTGTGGCCTATGCGCCCGAGGCACAGATCGACAGCGATTATGCCTACGGGCAGAGCGCGCGCGGCGACGCCGGCTTGGTGGTGCGCTCCCTGATCGGGGAGGTTCTCGGCGGAGGCGAAGCGCCCACACCGCCCATCCTCGAGTTCTTCGGTGTCCCGATCGTCAACACCACCATGCCCGAGGCGGTGGACTGGATCGCGGCTCGCGCCGTCGGCGGGGACCCCGCGTTGCTGGCCTTCGTCAACCCGGATTGCCTCAACATCGCCTATGTCGATGCCGAGTATCGCCGGATCCTGCTCGATGCCGCGCGCGTGCTGCCCGACGGTATCGGTATCCACATTGGCTGTCGTATGCTCGGGGTCGCCCTGCAGGCCAATGTCAACGGTACCGACCTCTTCCCGCAGCTGTGCGAGCGGGCAGCGCAGACGGGCCTCGGGCTGTTCCTGCTCGGCGCGCGCCCGGGGATCGCCGAGGCGGTGGCGGCCAACATGCAGGCGCAGTTTCCGGGTCTGCGCATCGACGGGGTTCAAGACGGCTATTTCGACCCGGCCGACGAGGACGCCGTCATCGACCGGATCAACGCCTCGGGCGCCGCGATCCTGCTGGTCGCCTTCGGTGTGCCGCGTCAGGAGAAATGGCTCGCGCGAAACCATGCGCGCCTGACACTGCCGGTGCGCATGGGCGTCGGCGGTCTCTTCGACTTCTACTCGGGCCGCATCCCACGGGCGCCGGTGTGGATGCGCGAGATCGGGCTCGAATGGACCTGGCGGCTGATGCAGGAGCCGGGTCGCATGTGGCGGCGCTATGTGATCGGCAACCCCTTGTTCCTTTACCGCGTCTGGCGACAGGCGCGCGGCGGGGAGACCTCATGA